CGAAGAGGTGGGTCTGTCCGCACGTTTTACGAAAGCACTGCGGAGCTTCGGTGAGCAAATTGATCACTGGACAAAGCAGCAGGATTATCTTTCGGTGACAGAGATTGTGGAAGAAGTGCTTGAGAAGACTGGTTATCGCGATATGCTAAAAAATGAAAAAACAATTGAAGCTCAAAGCAGACTGGAAAACATCGACGAGTTTTTGACGGTTAGTCAGCAGTTTGAAGAACGCAGTGAAGATAAGAGCCTGCTTGCTTTTCTAACAGACCTTGCGCTCATCGCCGATATAGACAAAGTCGAAGATGATGATGGCCTCCCTCAGGATTCGGTCGTCTTAATGACGCTTCATTCGGCCAAAGGACTGGAGTTTCCGATTGTTTTTCTCATCGGAATGGAGGAAGGCATTTTTCCACACAGTCGCTCGCTTTTTGAAGATGATGAGATGGAAGAGGAGCGTAGGCTTTGTTATGTCGGAATTACTCGGGCAGAAAAAGTCTTGTATATGAGCCGGGCAAACATGAGAACTCTTTACGGCCGCACGAATATCAATCCACCTTCACGCTTTTTAAGTGAAATCCCCGCTGGTTTAATCACTGAGGAAGGGGCGCAGGCACACGCGGGCAACAGTGAAACCCCGCCGTTTTCGCCGTCTTCTGGACCAGTAAAACACCGCTCTGTACCAGAAATGAAAAAGGCAGGACACTGGGAAGTCGGTGAAAAAGCGCTCCATAAAAAATGGGGTGTTGGGACGGTTGTGAGTGTTCGCGGTAAAGGTGATGACATGGAGCTAGATATTGCCTTTGCAAAGCCGGTCGGTGTGAAGCGATTGCTCGCTGGTTTTGCGCCAATTGAAAAAGCTTAAGCCTTTGTGGCAGAAAGGAACCTTGCATGACGCATGAAGAAGCCAAAAGACGGATCGATAAGCTAAAGCCACTGATTGAAAAATACAATGAGGAGTATCACGTGAACGATGCTCCTTCTGTTCCCGACAGCGAGTACGACCGGCTGAAAGCTGAATTGATTCAACTAGAAGAAGAATATCCAGACTTAAAAACAGACGACTCCCCAACCCAACGTGTGGGTGGTCCGCCACTTGACAGCTTCCAAAAGGTGCGGCATGCTCAGGCGATGCTCAGCCTTGATAACGCCTTTGATGAAGCAAGTTTACGCGACTTTGACCGCCGCGTACGCGATGGCATCGGTGACTCTTTTTCTTATGTGGCTGAGCTGAAGATTGATGGTCTTGCTGTGTCGCTGCTCTATGAAAATGGACGTTTTGTACGCGGAGCTACTCGTGGCGACGGGACTACGGGCGAGGATATTACCGAAAACTTAAAGACCATTCATGCGATCCCTCTGCGGCTCAAGGAACCTGTCACGATCGAGGTGCGTGGTGAAGCCTATATGCCTAAAGCTTCTTTCAAAGCGTTAAACGAAGTGCGTGAAGAGGAAGGGGGCGCGCTCTTTGCGAACCCACGTAATGCGGCTGCGGGCTCTCTTCGGCAGCTTGATCCGAAAATCGCCGCTAAGCGCAATCTATCTATTTTTGTATATAGTGTCGGTCAATTTGACGGAACACTCGACTCCCACTCTGAAACATTAGATTACTTAGACACGCTCGGTTTCAAAACAAATCCAGAGCGTCAGCGGTGCGAAACGGTTGAAGAGGCGATGGCGTATGTTCAATATTGGTCGGCTAGACGTGCAGATTTGCCTTATGAGATCGACGGCATTGTCTTTAAGGTCGACCGCCTTTTTCAGCAAGAAGAGCTTGGCTTTACTGCAAAAAGTCCTCGTTGGGCGATTGCCTACAAATTTCCGGCGGAAGAAGTGGTCACACAGCTACATGAGGTTGAATTAAACATCGGCAGAACCGGTGTCGTTACGCCAACGGCAATCCTAGAGCCCGTTCAAGTCGCCGGAACGACAGTACAAAGAGCGTCATTACATAACGAAGACTTGATCCATGAAAAAGACATCCGCGTCGGCGACTACGTCATTATTAAAAAAGCCGGCGACATCATTCCGGAAGTGGTCGCATCCCTGCCAGAAAGACGGACGGGTGAAGAAGAAGTCTTCCAGATGCCAAAGCAATGCCCAGAATGCGACAGTGAGCTCATTCGCATTGAAGGAGAGGTCGCATTACGCTGTGTCAATCCGCAATGTCCGGCACAGCTGAGAGAAGCGCTCATCCATTTTGTCTCCAGAAACGCCATGAATATTGACGGTTTAGGCGAAAAAATAATTGTTCAGCTTTTTACGCACGGTTTAATTCAGGACGTCTCAGACCTTTATCAGCTTAAATACGATCAGCTTATTCAGCTTGAACGCATGGGCGAGAAGTCAACCAACAATTTGCTTGCGTCAATTGATGCGTCCAAAGGGAATTCGCTCGAAAAGCTTTTGTTTGGTCTAGGGATTCGTTTTATCGGTGCGAAAGCAGCACGCACGCTCGCTGAACGGTTCCATTCGATGGATCATTTACGTAAAGCCTCTAAAGAAGAACTGCTTGATGTCGATGAAATTGGTGAAAAAATGGCGGATGCGATCGTGCAGTATTTTGAGCAGCCAGAAGTGTCAGCTCTTTTGGAGCGATTGGAACAAGCTGGCGTCAACATGAGCTATACTGGACCAATTCGTGAGGAAGCGGCCAATGAAGAGTCACCTTTTTACGGTAAAACCGTCGTGCTCACCGGAAAGCTTGAGCGTTTTACCCGAGGGGAATTGAAAGACATCATTGAGCAGGCCGGCGGTAAAGTCACCGGCAGTGTCTCGAAAAAAACAGACCTTGTCATTGCTGGTGAAGAAGCCGGCTCGAAGCGAACAAAAGCAGAAGAGCTCGGCATTGACATTTGGAGCGAAGCAGATTTGTCGCCGTATATTTAATGCGTGTTACGTAACACGGCAAGTGGAAGGGAGGGGAAGCGTTTGAAACGCCAGACAGCATTTATCTGGATTGTCGCTGCACTCGTGTTCATCGTCACAGGGTGTAATCCTGTGCTCGATCAGGAGCAAGAGGAAGTCATTCAGACACCAGAAGATCAGCAAGAAGCATCGGCACCATCTATTATTCCAACCGAACAAATTTCCGCGTCATTTTATCGGACGGTTCTTCCATTTCAACCTGGGAAAGCCCGTGGGCTGATCACAAGTGCAGTGATCAATCGTGCCGATATTAATCAGCTAGAGACAGGGTTAATGCGGCTTTCGCAAGAGCCTTTCCCGACAGATACGCATTTCTATCAGGAAGGTCAATACATTACGACGGAAGATGTACAGACGTGGACAGGACGTAAAAATGAAGAAGGCGAAGGTTTAAACCCACCATTAAGCGGTGAAGGATCACTGGAAGAGCAAAATACAGAGAGTCCAAGATACTTATCGCACGTCCTTGAACAAAACTACTTAACGAAGAATGACAGTGGCGACTATGCTTTAGGCGGTCTTGCGATTGGCATCTCGATGAATTCAGTACATTATTATGCGCAGGAAGACGGCTACCCTCGTGAAACAGAAATTTCGCGAGCGACCGCACTCGCAAAAGGGAAAGAGTTCGCGGATGTGATTTTACAAGACCTTAGGCAAAAAGAAGGTCTTTCTGAAGTGCCAATCTTATTCACAATCTTTCAAGAAGCACCTAGAAACTCAGTCCAACCGGGACGTTTTTTAACGCAAGGGACAGCTGCATCCGGCAAGGCGAGCATCGATGGCTGGGCAAATGTAGAAACGTATCATGTCGTTTTCCCTTCGACAGAGGCGACGAACAATCATTTTGACGATGCTGAAAAAATGACGCTGTTTGAAGAAGACGTCAGTCAGTATTTCACTAATTACGTCGGTGTCATTGGAAAAGGGTTTTATCGAGGCGATGAGCTGCAACAATTAGAAATCGATATTCCTATCCAGTTTTTCGGCAAAGCTGAAACAATTGGTTTTACGCAGTACGTCTCTGGACTCGTCCAAGAGTATTTTCCGAACTATATTGATGTCGAAGTCAACATTACATCGTTAGAACGACCCGAGAGTCTCATTGTACGTGAGCCAAATCAAGAACCTTTTATTCATATTTACCAATAGAACACCGTGAAAAACGTTCAAGAGGTCTCGCCAACCTAAGCCGGTTTTGGTAAGATGAATAGTATTGTAGATACGCGTAGCACGCATGCGACATTTGTAAAAATACGGAGGTGGAGTCATTGTCTCGAATTACTAAGGATGAAGTAAAACACGTCGCGCATTTAGCCAGACTCGCTGTGACAGAGGAGGAGGCAGAGCATTTTGCCTCTCAGCTTGATGATATTATCTCGTTTATGGATCAGTTGAATGAGCTCGACACAGATCAAGTCAAGCCGACGGCCCACGTCATTGATATGCAAAATGATTTGCGCGAAGACAAGGTAGAGCCGTGGTTAACGAATGATAAAGCATTGAAGAATGCACCAGATGAAGAAGACGGACAAGTTCGTGTACCGTCCATTTTAGAATAAGGAGGCTTTTTCGACATGTCCCTATTTAATGAATCCATGAAATCGCTGCACGAAAAGATACATACGAAAGACATTGCTGCTCGTGACCTCGTCGATGCCTCTTTTTCCCGGATCTCGGCGGTCGACCAAGACGTTCGTGCGTTTTTAACACTCAATGAAGAGGCTGCCAGAGCTGCCGCACAAAAATTAGACGACGCCGAAGAAAAGACAGGCGCGTTGTTTGGGATGCCTATTGGAATTAAGGACAATATTGTCACAAACGAGCTGCAAACGACGTGTGCAAGTAAAATTCTCGACGGCTTTCATCCAGTCCACGATGCGACCGTTGTCGAAAAATTGAACGCAGCTAATGCGATCGCCATTGGGAAACTCAACATGGACGAATTTGCGATGGGCTCTTCCAATGAAAACTCTGCCTATAAAGCGACACGAAACCCGTGGAATACGGACTACGTCCCTGGCGGATCAAGTGGTGGATCAGCAGCAGCCGTGGCAGCAGGTGAAGTTTTCTTCTCACTCGGCTCAGATACGGGCGGTTCAATCAGGCAGCCGGCAGCGTACTGTGGTGTTGTCGGACTAAAGCCAACCTACGGACGCGTTTCCCGTTTCGGTCTCGTTGCCTTTGCGTCTTCTTTAGATCAGATCGGGCCTTTAACGAGAACAGTAGAAGACAACGCCTATTTACTGCAAACCATTGCCGGCCGTGATAGCCATGATGCAACGTCAGCACCCCTCGACGTTCCTGATTACGTTTCACAACTCACCGGTGACGTAAAAGGGCTTAAAATCGCCGTTCCGAAAGAATACCTTGGCGAAGGCGTCTCTGCTGAAGTGAAAGAAAAGGTCATGGAAGCATTGAAGGTGCTTGAAGGTCTTGGTGCGACGTGGGAAGAAGTGTCACTTCCACACTCAAAGTATGCGTTAGCGACGTATTACTTGCTGTCGTCATCCGAAGCTTCAGCAAACCTTGCCCGTTTTGACGGTGTTCGTTACGGTTATCGCTCAGACAACGCGGAAAACTTAATTGATATGTACAAGCAGTCACGCAGTGAAGGGTTTGGCGACGAGGTCAAACGCCGCATCATGCTCGGTACTTTTGCTCTTTCTTCAGGCTATTACGATGCCTATTACAAAAAAGCGCAAAAAGTGCGTACGTTAATTAAGCAAGATTTCGAGCAAATTTTTGAAAAATACGATGTTGTGATCGGACCAACGACACCAACGACTGCTTTTAAAGTCGGTGAAAAGACACAAGATCCGTTGACGATGTACGCGAACGATATTTTAACCATTCCAGTGAACCTCGCTGGCGTTCCCGGCATTTCCGTACCGTGTGGCTTCGCAAATGGCTTGCCGGTCGGGCTGCAAATCATCGGAAAGCATTACGATGAAGGCACGGTCTTCCGGGCAGCTCACGCATTTGAACAAGCAACTGACCATCATAAAGCAAGACCGTCTCTTGGAGAGGGGGAGCAACGATGAACCTAGAAACGATTATCGGACTTGAAGTGCACGTAGAGCTTAAAACCGACACGAAAATTTTCTGTAACTGCTCGACGGCCTTCGGAGCGCCGCCAAATACAAATGTCTGCCCAATTTGTCTCGGTCATCCAGGCGTCTTGCCTGTATTAAACAAACGCGCTGTCGATTTTGCGATGAGAGCAAGCATGGCGTTGAACTGTCAAGTTGCCACGGAAACAAAATTCGACCGAAAAAACTATTTTTATCCAGACAACCCGAAAGCCTATCAGATTTCCCAATTTGACAAGCCGATCGGCGAGCACGGCTGGATCGAAATCGAAGTCGATGGCAAGAAGAAACGTATCGGTGTTACCCGCGTTCACCTAGAAGAAGATGCAGGAAAGCTAACGCACGCTCGCGGTGGCTCTTCCCTCGTCGACTTTAACCGTCAAGGAACGCCTTTAATCGAGATCGTTTCTGAGCCGGATATGCGCTCTCCAGAAGAAGCGTATGCTTACCTTGAAAAACTAAAGTCAATCATTCAGTACACAGGCGTATCTGACTGTAAAATGGAAGAAGGCTCACTCCGCTGTGACGCCAACATCTCCTTACGCCCATACGGTCAAGACGAATTTGGTACGAAAACCGAGCTGAAAAACTTAAACTCGTTTAACTATGTCCAAAAAGGTCTAGAATATGAAGAGAAGCGTCAAGAAAGAGAGCTTTTGGCCGGAAACGAAATTCTTCAGGAGACGCGCCGTTATGACGAGTCGACGAAAAAGACGATTCTCATGCGTGTGAAAGAAGGATCTGACGACTATCGTTACTTCCCAGAGCCTGATTTAGAAGAGTTGTACATCGATAACGCTTGGAAAGAGCGCGTTCGCGGCGACATTCCCGAGCTACCTGACGCTCGTAAAGAGCGGTACGTTAAAGATTTAGGACTCCCAGCTTATGACGCGATGGTGCTCACATTGACGAAGGAAATGTCCGATTTCTTCGAGGAAACCGTTGTAGCCGGAGCAGACGCTAAACAAGCTTCCAACTGGCTTATGGGCGAAGTTTCCGCCTACTTGAACGCCAACGCCCTTGAGTTCAAAGATATTGCTTTAACACCAGAAGGGTTAGGTAAGCTTATCGGCTTAATTGAAAAAGGCACGATTTCCTCGAAAATCGCGAAAAAAGTGTTTAAAGATCTGATCGAAAAAGGCGGCGACCCAGAAAAAATCGTCGAAGACAAAGGTCTTGTACAAATTTCTGACCCATCCCAGCTTGCTGGCATCGTTGAAGAAGTGGTCACGAACAACCCACAGTCGATTGAAGACTTTAAAAATGGTAAAGACCGTGCGCTCGGCTTCCTCGTCGGCCAAGTGATGAAGGCGACGAAAGGGAAGGCCAACCCGCAAATGGTTAACCAGCTCATTAACGAAGAACTCGAAAAGCACTAAATTTAAAAGCACCCAGTTCGGGTGCTTTTAGAGTGAGCTCTTGTATGCTTCCGCCCGAGCTTGTCAGCTTAAGTGCGAGAACGGAATAGCGCCTGCTCGTTCATATGACGGTGAGAGCAGTGGGTGACGGATTAAAGGGTTATCAAACAGGCTGAAGCTGTGGAGCTATATAGTCATTCTTTTTATGAAACGAAGTAGTTAACGGGGCATAGCCGTAAACATAGCGACGTTCGTCAAAAAGCAACGAAATCGTATAAAGCTGATTTGAAATTTTGAACAGGTTTGCCACCTTCTTTGAGAGAATGTCATTTAAAAGACAAGAATTCCAATGGATGAGCAAATGGTTAGTGTGTCATTGATTTATTTCGGCATCATGAGTGGTATACTAGATGAAGTGAGTTTATTCAGAGAATGTCAAAGAATGGATGATGTGACATGAAGCGCGCGCGTCTCATATATAACCCAACCTCCGGTAGAGAACAAATTAAACGGGAGCTTCCAGATATTTTGAATCGATTGGAAGCCCTCGGTTATGAAGCATCTTCCCATGCCACCACCGGTCATGGGGATGCGATCGAGGCTGCACGTATTGCCGTCGAGCGGCGATACGACCTTGTCATCGCTGCTGGGGGAGACGGCACGATAAATGAAGTCGTGAACGGCATCGCAGAACAATCCTGGCGGCCAAAGCTTGCTCTCTTGCCAACAGGAACAACAAATGACTTTGCCCGTGCCCTGCACATCCCCCGCTCCGTCGATAAAGCGATGGAAGTCATTGAAGCCGGACATACCGCCTCGCTTGACATCGGTAAAGTGAACGACACCTATTTCGTCAATATCGCCGGTGCTGGAAAGCTGACAGAGCTGACGTATGAAGTCCCAAGCAAGCTGAAGACGGTACTCGGGCAGCTCGCCTATTATTTAAAAGGCGTTGAAATGCTTCCATTTATTAAACCGAGCTATGTCGAAATCGAGTACGATGGCAAGCTGTTTGAAGGAGAAGTGATGTTATTTCTCGTTTCAAACTCCAACTCCATCGGCGGTTTTGAAAAGCTCGCGCCCGATGCCCTCTTAAATGACGGGATGTTTGAACTCATCATTTTAAAAAAGACGAACGTCGCCGAATTTATTCGTATTGCAACGCTCGCGTTACGTGGTGAGCACATTAAAGACCGGAACGTCCTTTATACGAAAGCAAGCCGTGTGAAAGTAAAGACAAAAGATCATATGCAGCTCAACCTCGACGGTGAGTATGGCGGAGACTTGCCAGGCGAGTTCGAAAATCTGTACCGGCATATTGAAATGATCGTCCCAGCTGATCCAAATAAAGTGTCACAGGAAGAGTCTTCATAAAATAAATGAAACGACAGCCCCGTTCGGAAATGACCCCATCATGGTAGACACATCGTCAACATTTGGAGGTGCATTTCATTTAGGGGCTGTTTTTTTCATGACAAAATGATCGTTAAAGGAAGGTCACGTTAAATACATCAACTTATGATACACTTTGTCGAACTATATTCACGATATAGTCATTGTTTCTAAATAGGATTTTAGAAACAGGTATGGGGAATGTGATTGATTTGAACAAAACGGTTTTTGAAGGCATGACCCCACAGTAGAAAGCTGCTTATTTATGTGTGTTGCACATCTCCTGTATTTCTTGGAGGGTTAACATTTCCACCCCCGTACAATGTAACCATGCTTATTGTCTATGTTTATATTGGTTTAATATTTTACGGTGTATATAACAAAAATACGAAATATTTAGTTTTATTTCTTTTAACATTCATATTAAATTTTGTTGGATTATCGTGGCGAGTCATGCTGGAATGGAGGAAGTCTCTATGACAACGGATTTGACAGTCATGAATGTAGGAGTGCATTTGCTTGTGATCCCTTTATACATTACATCCATAAACCTTGTGCTCAATCGA
This genomic window from Litoribacterium kuwaitense contains:
- the ligA gene encoding NAD-dependent DNA ligase LigA, which encodes MTHEEAKRRIDKLKPLIEKYNEEYHVNDAPSVPDSEYDRLKAELIQLEEEYPDLKTDDSPTQRVGGPPLDSFQKVRHAQAMLSLDNAFDEASLRDFDRRVRDGIGDSFSYVAELKIDGLAVSLLYENGRFVRGATRGDGTTGEDITENLKTIHAIPLRLKEPVTIEVRGEAYMPKASFKALNEVREEEGGALFANPRNAAAGSLRQLDPKIAAKRNLSIFVYSVGQFDGTLDSHSETLDYLDTLGFKTNPERQRCETVEEAMAYVQYWSARRADLPYEIDGIVFKVDRLFQQEELGFTAKSPRWAIAYKFPAEEVVTQLHEVELNIGRTGVVTPTAILEPVQVAGTTVQRASLHNEDLIHEKDIRVGDYVIIKKAGDIIPEVVASLPERRTGEEEVFQMPKQCPECDSELIRIEGEVALRCVNPQCPAQLREALIHFVSRNAMNIDGLGEKIIVQLFTHGLIQDVSDLYQLKYDQLIQLERMGEKSTNNLLASIDASKGNSLEKLLFGLGIRFIGAKAARTLAERFHSMDHLRKASKEELLDVDEIGEKMADAIVQYFEQPEVSALLERLEQAGVNMSYTGPIREEAANEESPFYGKTVVLTGKLERFTRGELKDIIEQAGGKVTGSVSKKTDLVIAGEEAGSKRTKAEELGIDIWSEADLSPYI
- a CDS encoding CamS family sex pheromone protein, producing the protein MKRQTAFIWIVAALVFIVTGCNPVLDQEQEEVIQTPEDQQEASAPSIIPTEQISASFYRTVLPFQPGKARGLITSAVINRADINQLETGLMRLSQEPFPTDTHFYQEGQYITTEDVQTWTGRKNEEGEGLNPPLSGEGSLEEQNTESPRYLSHVLEQNYLTKNDSGDYALGGLAIGISMNSVHYYAQEDGYPRETEISRATALAKGKEFADVILQDLRQKEGLSEVPILFTIFQEAPRNSVQPGRFLTQGTAASGKASIDGWANVETYHVVFPSTEATNNHFDDAEKMTLFEEDVSQYFTNYVGVIGKGFYRGDELQQLEIDIPIQFFGKAETIGFTQYVSGLVQEYFPNYIDVEVNITSLERPESLIVREPNQEPFIHIYQ
- the gatC gene encoding Asp-tRNA(Asn)/Glu-tRNA(Gln) amidotransferase subunit GatC, producing the protein MSRITKDEVKHVAHLARLAVTEEEAEHFASQLDDIISFMDQLNELDTDQVKPTAHVIDMQNDLREDKVEPWLTNDKALKNAPDEEDGQVRVPSILE
- the gatA gene encoding Asp-tRNA(Asn)/Glu-tRNA(Gln) amidotransferase subunit GatA, with protein sequence MSLFNESMKSLHEKIHTKDIAARDLVDASFSRISAVDQDVRAFLTLNEEAARAAAQKLDDAEEKTGALFGMPIGIKDNIVTNELQTTCASKILDGFHPVHDATVVEKLNAANAIAIGKLNMDEFAMGSSNENSAYKATRNPWNTDYVPGGSSGGSAAAVAAGEVFFSLGSDTGGSIRQPAAYCGVVGLKPTYGRVSRFGLVAFASSLDQIGPLTRTVEDNAYLLQTIAGRDSHDATSAPLDVPDYVSQLTGDVKGLKIAVPKEYLGEGVSAEVKEKVMEALKVLEGLGATWEEVSLPHSKYALATYYLLSSSEASANLARFDGVRYGYRSDNAENLIDMYKQSRSEGFGDEVKRRIMLGTFALSSGYYDAYYKKAQKVRTLIKQDFEQIFEKYDVVIGPTTPTTAFKVGEKTQDPLTMYANDILTIPVNLAGVPGISVPCGFANGLPVGLQIIGKHYDEGTVFRAAHAFEQATDHHKARPSLGEGEQR
- the gatB gene encoding Asp-tRNA(Asn)/Glu-tRNA(Gln) amidotransferase subunit GatB; the encoded protein is MNLETIIGLEVHVELKTDTKIFCNCSTAFGAPPNTNVCPICLGHPGVLPVLNKRAVDFAMRASMALNCQVATETKFDRKNYFYPDNPKAYQISQFDKPIGEHGWIEIEVDGKKKRIGVTRVHLEEDAGKLTHARGGSSLVDFNRQGTPLIEIVSEPDMRSPEEAYAYLEKLKSIIQYTGVSDCKMEEGSLRCDANISLRPYGQDEFGTKTELKNLNSFNYVQKGLEYEEKRQERELLAGNEILQETRRYDESTKKTILMRVKEGSDDYRYFPEPDLEELYIDNAWKERVRGDIPELPDARKERYVKDLGLPAYDAMVLTLTKEMSDFFEETVVAGADAKQASNWLMGEVSAYLNANALEFKDIALTPEGLGKLIGLIEKGTISSKIAKKVFKDLIEKGGDPEKIVEDKGLVQISDPSQLAGIVEEVVTNNPQSIEDFKNGKDRALGFLVGQVMKATKGKANPQMVNQLINEELEKH
- a CDS encoding diacylglycerol kinase; the protein is MKRARLIYNPTSGREQIKRELPDILNRLEALGYEASSHATTGHGDAIEAARIAVERRYDLVIAAGGDGTINEVVNGIAEQSWRPKLALLPTGTTNDFARALHIPRSVDKAMEVIEAGHTASLDIGKVNDTYFVNIAGAGKLTELTYEVPSKLKTVLGQLAYYLKGVEMLPFIKPSYVEIEYDGKLFEGEVMLFLVSNSNSIGGFEKLAPDALLNDGMFELIILKKTNVAEFIRIATLALRGEHIKDRNVLYTKASRVKVKTKDHMQLNLDGEYGGDLPGEFENLYRHIEMIVPADPNKVSQEESS